In Lysobacterales bacterium, the genomic stretch TTGACCGTCGACATGCCGACCACGCTGACGGTGACGCTGGCCAATCAGGTCTATCTCGAAAAGAGCCAGCTACCGCAAGCGCTGGCGAATCGACTGATCCGTCTGGCTGCCTTTCAGAATCCCGAGTTCTACCGGGCACAGGCAATGCGGATCTCGGTATGGGACAAGCCCCGCGTCATAGGCCGCGCCGAGAATTTCCCGCGGCACATTGCGCTGCCACGCGGCTGTCTCGACGCCGCATCCGAACTGTTGGCCGACAACGGCGTAAGCATCGACCTGCACGACGAGCGTTATCTCGGCGAATCCATCGAGGTCGATTTTGTCGGCACACTGCGCCCCGACCAGGAGGCCGCGGTTGCCGCGATGTTGGCCCACGATGCCGGCGTTCTGTGCGCACCGACGGCATTCGGGAAGACCGTGACGGCGGCGGCGATCATCGCAAGACGCCGTGTGAACACCCTGGTGCTGGTGCACCGCACCGAACTGCTCAAGCAGTGGCACGAACGCCTTGGCGCCTTCCTTGGCGCAGGCAAGGGCCTGATCGGCGTCATCGGCGGCGGCAAAGCCAAGCCCACGGGCAAGATCGACATTGCCGTCATGCAGTCGTTGTCGCGACAGGGCGATGTCGATCCATTGGTCGAGAACTACGGCCAGGTGATCGTCGACGAATGCCACCACGTCGGCGCGGCATCGTTCGACGCCATCCTGCGCCGCGCAAAGGCGAAGTACGTGCTCGGCCTGACCGCAACACCGATCCGCCGAGATGGCCAACAGCCCATCATCTTCATGCAGTGTGGACCCATTCGTCACCGCGCTGCGCGACCGGCGGAAGCACCTCACCACCTGTCGGTGACACCGAACTTCATCGAATCACCGATTGAACTGGCGCCGGAAGCCGGCATACAGGATGTCTTTCGCCATCTCGCACAGGATTCGGCGCGAAGTCGTGCCGTCGCCCATGCCATCACCACAGCCCATCGGCAGGGTCGCAAGGTACTCGTGCTCACGGAACGCACCGAGCACATCGACGCCATCCAGGCGGCCGTAGCCGAGGAGATCCCTGCACCGTTCGTATTGCATGGTCGGATGTCGAAGAAACAACGCGCTGCTTTGGTCGCCGCGCTCAACGCGCTTCCGCCCAACGCACCGCGCGTCTTGCTGGCCACCGGAAAACTGGTCGGCGAAGGTTTCGACCATCCGCCGCTGGATACCCTGGTGCTGGCGATGCCGGTGTCGTGGAAGGGCACCCTCCAACAGTACGCCGGCCGGCTGCACCGCGATCATGCCGGCAAAGAAGACGTCCGCATCATCGACTTCGTCGACACCGGGCACCCCGCGCTGCTCCGGATGTGGGACAAGCGCCAGCGTGGCTACCGCGCGATGGGATATCGAATGGAGAGCACGTCATGACCGAAGTCGATCTCCTGCAGATCCTCGCGCGCGGCGAAGACAGTCGCCACCAGTTCAAGCGCGACGAGACCAGCGCCGACAGCATCGCGGCCGAGCTGGCGGCGTTCGCCAATAGCGGCGGCGGGATGTTGCTGCTGGGCGCGGGCGACGATGGCAGCGTGATCGGGCTGGACGCGGCCAGCGTGCGGCGCTTGAACCAGCTGATCTCGAACGCGGCTTCGCAGAACGTGCGGCCGCCGATTCATCCGACCACGGAAAACGTCCAGACGGCGCAGGGCGTGGTGATCGCCGTCACCGTTCCCGATGGCTTGAGCAAGCCCTACCTCGACAATCAGGGCCGCATCTGGGTCAAGAGCGGTGCGGACAAACGCCACGTCACGGCACGTGAGGAAATCCAGCGGCTGTTCCAGCGTGCCGGCCTGATCTACGCCGACGTCGTGCCGGTGGAAGGCACCTCGGCCGCCGACATCGATGACAAGGCGTTCGATGGGTATTTCAGTCGGCGCTACGGCCAGTCGGCCCAGGCTTCCGGCCAGCCCTTGTCGCAGGTGCTGCAGAACATCGGACTGGGCGATGGGCGCGAGCTCAATCTCGCAGGGCTATTGCTGTTCGGCCAACGCCCGCAGCGGTACCGCCCTGCATTCATGGTCAAGGCGGTGGCTTTCCCCGGCACCTCGCTGGCCAGCCATCACTACCTCGACAGCGAAGACATCGACGGCACGCTGCTGGAGCAGTACCAGCGCAGCCTCGCCTTCATCAAGCGCAACCTGCACCACGTGCAGGCAGGTCAGAACTTCAATTCGTTGGGCGTTCTGGAGGTGCCGGAACAGGCGATCATCGAGTTGCTCGTCAACGCGCTGATCCACCGCGACTACTTCACCAGCGCGTCGATTCGGTTGCTGATTTTCGCCGACCGCATCGAAATCATCAGCCCCGGCCACCTGCCCGACAACCTCAGCACGGCGCAGATCCGGAAAGGCAAGTCGAACCGGCGCAACCCGACCTTGACCGATCACGCCGTGAAGATCCTGCCGTACCGCGGCATCGGCACCGGCATCCCGCGCGTCCTGGAAGACTGGCCGGAGACACGGCTACTCGACGATGTGGAGGGGAACGAGTTCAGGGCGGTGATTCCGAGGCCGACCACCACGGAAGTCACCACGGAAGTCACCACGGAAGTCGCCACGGAAGTCGAACGCGTGCTACGGGCGCTGGTCG encodes the following:
- a CDS encoding DEAD/DEAH box helicase family protein, with the translated sequence MPNLDDLAALRAENFRLIALLASHGIAWRGPPEAPKPQVAEPSRLSKNEKIALFRKLSRGRTDVYPVRWEGKTSGKSGYAPACGNDRFARNADLHGEAARRARAMDGPSEWRARVCEKPRIKCGDCGHRLLLPLTDAVIYKHLAGDLTVGVYPLLEDDTCHFLAVDFDEADWRDDARAFMHSCADLGVPAALEISRSGNGAHAWIFFASAVPARDARRLGTAIISHTCARTRQLQLASYDRLFPNQDTMPKGGFGNLIALPLQKKPREDGFSVFVDADLQPLADQWGFLASIVPMPAHDIEPIILRATGGVHPLDVTFIEDEDLATPWRRTGAAVQHLTVDMPTTLTVTLANQVYLEKSQLPQALANRLIRLAAFQNPEFYRAQAMRISVWDKPRVIGRAENFPRHIALPRGCLDAASELLADNGVSIDLHDERYLGESIEVDFVGTLRPDQEAAVAAMLAHDAGVLCAPTAFGKTVTAAAIIARRRVNTLVLVHRTELLKQWHERLGAFLGAGKGLIGVIGGGKAKPTGKIDIAVMQSLSRQGDVDPLVENYGQVIVDECHHVGAASFDAILRRAKAKYVLGLTATPIRRDGQQPIIFMQCGPIRHRAARPAEAPHHLSVTPNFIESPIELAPEAGIQDVFRHLAQDSARSRAVAHAITTAHRQGRKVLVLTERTEHIDAIQAAVAEEIPAPFVLHGRMSKKQRAALVAALNALPPNAPRVLLATGKLVGEGFDHPPLDTLVLAMPVSWKGTLQQYAGRLHRDHAGKEDVRIIDFVDTGHPALLRMWDKRQRGYRAMGYRMESTS
- a CDS encoding putative DNA binding domain-containing protein — encoded protein: MTEVDLLQILARGEDSRHQFKRDETSADSIAAELAAFANSGGGMLLLGAGDDGSVIGLDAASVRRLNQLISNAASQNVRPPIHPTTENVQTAQGVVIAVTVPDGLSKPYLDNQGRIWVKSGADKRHVTAREEIQRLFQRAGLIYADVVPVEGTSAADIDDKAFDGYFSRRYGQSAQASGQPLSQVLQNIGLGDGRELNLAGLLLFGQRPQRYRPAFMVKAVAFPGTSLASHHYLDSEDIDGTLLEQYQRSLAFIKRNLHHVQAGQNFNSLGVLEVPEQAIIELLVNALIHRDYFTSASIRLLIFADRIEIISPGHLPDNLSTAQIRKGKSNRRNPTLTDHAVKILPYRGIGTGIPRVLEDWPETRLLDDVEGNEFRAVIPRPTTTEVTTEVTTEVATEVERVLRALVVEMSRQELQEGLALKNDEHFRKAYLLPALGSGLVEMTLPDKPRSSNQRYRLTALGRQWLKKHAGGGQT